The Sphingomonas sinipercae genome contains a region encoding:
- the rplD gene encoding 50S ribosomal protein L4 encodes MKVKVQTLDAGKGGDIELNDEIFAVEPRADILHRVVTWQLEKRRGTARGARERSDVARTGKKFGRQKGGGTARHGDRRAPIFVGGGKAHGPRVRDFDPSLNKKIRALGLRMALSAKARDGQLVVLDNLDIAEGKTRALREKLGSLGFGKTALVIDGDALNVGFARASSNLESIDLLPAVGANVYDIMRHETLVLTRAAVEKLEARFNG; translated from the coding sequence ATGAAGGTCAAGGTACAGACCCTCGACGCCGGCAAGGGCGGCGACATCGAGCTCAACGACGAGATTTTCGCCGTCGAGCCGCGCGCCGATATCCTGCACCGCGTCGTCACCTGGCAGCTCGAGAAGCGCCGCGGCACTGCCCGCGGTGCGCGTGAGCGCAGCGACGTTGCCCGCACCGGCAAGAAGTTCGGTCGCCAGAAGGGTGGCGGTACGGCTCGCCATGGCGATCGCCGCGCCCCGATCTTCGTCGGCGGCGGCAAGGCTCACGGTCCTCGCGTCCGCGACTTCGATCCGTCGCTGAACAAGAAGATCCGCGCGCTTGGCCTCAGGATGGCCTTGTCGGCCAAGGCTCGTGACGGCCAGCTGGTCGTCCTCGACAACCTGGACATTGCCGAGGGCAAGACCCGGGCGTTGCGCGAAAAGCTGGGTTCGCTTGGCTTTGGCAAGACGGCGCTGGTGATCGACGGTGACGCGCTCAACGTCGGCTTCGCCCGCGCTTCGTCGAACCTCGAAAGCATCGACCTGCTGCCTGCCGTCGGCGCCAACGTCTATGACATCATGCGCCACGAGACGCTGGTCCTGACCCGCGCCGCGGTTGAGAAGCTGGAGGCCCGGTTCAATGGCTAA
- a CDS encoding 50S ribosomal protein L23 encodes MAKKQAQTAVDARHYDVVLAPHITEKSTMLSEHNAVVFKVASDASKPEIKAAIEALFNVSVTGVNTIVTKGKSKRWKGKPYQRSDFKKAIITLAEGQSIDVTSGI; translated from the coding sequence ATGGCTAAGAAGCAAGCGCAGACTGCGGTCGACGCCCGTCACTACGACGTCGTCCTGGCCCCGCACATCACCGAGAAATCGACGATGCTGTCGGAGCATAATGCGGTCGTCTTCAAGGTTGCGTCGGACGCATCGAAGCCGGAGATCAAGGCTGCGATCGAAGCGCTGTTCAACGTCAGCGTCACCGGCGTGAACACGATCGTGACCAAGGGCAAGAGCAAGCGTTGGAAGGGCAAGCCCTACCAGCGGTCCGATTTCAAGAAAGCGATCATCACGCTGGCCGAAGGCCAGTCGATCGACGTGACGAGCGGAATCTAA
- the rpsJ gene encoding 30S ribosomal protein S10: METQNIRIRLKAFDHRVLDQATGDIADTARRTGALIRGPIPLPTRIEKFTVNRSPHVDKKSREQFEVRTYKRLLDIVQPTPQTVDALMKLDLAAGVDVEIKLA, translated from the coding sequence ATGGAAACGCAGAATATCCGTATTCGCCTGAAGGCTTTCGATCATCGAGTGCTCGACCAGGCAACCGGCGACATCGCCGATACGGCGCGCCGCACGGGCGCACTCATTCGCGGTCCAATTCCCCTGCCGACGCGTATCGAGAAGTTCACCGTCAACCGTTCGCCGCACGTCGACAAGAAGTCGCGCGAGCAGTTCGAGGTGAGGACCTACAAGCGGCTGCTCGATATCGTGCAGCCGACGCCGCAGACGGTGGACGCGCTGATGAAGCTCGACCTGGCCGCCGGCGTCGACGTTGAGATCAAGCTGGCTTAA
- the tuf gene encoding elongation factor Tu: MAKAKFERNKPHVNIGTIGHVDHGKTSLTAAITKVLAETSGGTAVDFANIDKAPEERERGITISTAHVEYETANRHYAHVDCPGHADYVKNMITGAAQMDGAILVVSAADGPMPQTKEHILLAAQVGVPTMVVFLNKVDQVDDPELLELVELEIREELSKRGFDGDNIPIVSGSALAVLEDRDENIGKEAITKLMAAVDEWIPQPERPLDKPFLMPIEDVFSISGRGTVVTGRVETGIVKVGEEVEIVGIKDTKKTVVTGVEMFRKLLDQGQAGDNIGALIRGVGREEVERGQVLCKPGSITPHTDFSAEVYVLSKDEGGRHTPFFANYRPQFYFRTTDVTGEVVLPEGTEMVMPGDNVTLGVKLIAPIAMDQGLRFAIREGGRTVGAGVVGNITK; this comes from the coding sequence ATGGCGAAGGCGAAATTCGAGCGGAACAAGCCGCACGTGAACATCGGAACCATCGGTCACGTCGACCATGGCAAGACGTCGCTGACGGCGGCGATCACCAAGGTGCTCGCCGAGACGAGCGGCGGCACTGCTGTCGACTTCGCCAACATCGACAAGGCGCCGGAAGAGCGTGAGCGCGGCATCACCATCTCGACCGCGCACGTCGAATATGAGACCGCCAACCGCCACTATGCGCACGTCGATTGCCCGGGCCACGCCGACTATGTGAAGAACATGATCACCGGCGCCGCGCAGATGGACGGCGCGATCCTGGTCGTGTCGGCCGCCGATGGCCCGATGCCGCAGACCAAGGAGCACATCCTGCTCGCGGCCCAGGTCGGCGTCCCGACCATGGTCGTGTTCCTCAACAAGGTCGACCAGGTCGACGATCCCGAGCTGCTTGAGCTCGTCGAGCTGGAAATCCGCGAGGAGCTTTCCAAGCGCGGCTTCGACGGCGACAACATTCCGATCGTTTCGGGTTCGGCGCTCGCCGTTCTCGAAGATCGCGACGAGAACATCGGCAAGGAAGCCATCACGAAGCTGATGGCCGCCGTCGATGAGTGGATCCCGCAGCCGGAGCGTCCGCTCGACAAGCCGTTCCTGATGCCGATCGAAGACGTGTTCTCGATCTCGGGCCGCGGCACCGTCGTCACCGGCCGTGTCGAAACCGGCATCGTCAAGGTTGGCGAGGAAGTCGAGATCGTCGGCATCAAGGACACCAAGAAGACGGTCGTGACCGGCGTCGAAATGTTCCGCAAGCTGCTCGACCAGGGCCAGGCCGGCGACAACATCGGTGCGCTGATCCGCGGCGTCGGCCGTGAGGAAGTCGAGCGTGGGCAGGTTCTTTGCAAGCCCGGCTCGATCACGCCGCACACCGACTTCTCGGCCGAAGTCTACGTCCTGTCGAAGGACGAGGGCGGCCGTCACACGCCGTTCTTCGCCAACTACCGTCCGCAGTTCTACTTCCGCACGACCGACGTGACGGGCGAAGTCGTTCTGCCGGAAGGCACCGAGATGGTGATGCCGGGCGACAACGTCACGCTGGGCGTGAAGCTGATCGCACCGATCGCCATGGACCAGGGCCTGCGCTTCGCGATTCGCGAAGGCGGCCGTACGGTCGGCGCCGGTGTTGTCGGCAACATCACCAAGTAA
- the rplC gene encoding 50S ribosomal protein L3, translating into MRTGVIAKKVGMTRLFQADGRHVPVTVLQLDDVQVIGRRETDRDGYTAIQLGAGKAKAKNVAKPQRAAFGKAEVEPKAKVVEFRVAEDALLDVGSTISADHFVAGQLVDISGVTQGKGFAGAMKRWGFGGLRATHGVSVSHRSHGSTGNRQDPGRVFKNKKMAGHMGARNRTQQNLEVVRTDPIRGLLFIKGSVPGHKGGWLTVYDAVKVPRSESAPYPAGLVSKDKPVDESELPAAGLVDDAAVHEIPALPGDDEVAAIAAEQEAGAAETNETTDAPADDASPSDSGESKEG; encoded by the coding sequence ATGCGCACTGGCGTGATCGCGAAGAAGGTCGGAATGACCCGCCTCTTCCAGGCGGACGGACGGCACGTGCCGGTTACCGTCCTGCAACTGGACGATGTGCAGGTTATCGGCCGCCGCGAAACAGACCGGGACGGCTACACCGCGATCCAGCTTGGAGCGGGCAAGGCCAAGGCGAAGAACGTCGCCAAGCCGCAGCGTGCCGCGTTCGGCAAAGCTGAAGTCGAGCCGAAGGCGAAAGTCGTCGAATTCCGCGTTGCCGAAGATGCGTTGCTGGACGTCGGTTCGACGATCAGCGCCGACCACTTCGTCGCCGGCCAACTGGTTGATATTTCCGGCGTTACGCAGGGCAAGGGCTTTGCCGGCGCCATGAAGCGCTGGGGCTTCGGCGGTTTGCGCGCGACGCATGGCGTTTCCGTCTCGCACCGTTCGCACGGTTCGACTGGTAACCGCCAGGATCCGGGCCGCGTCTTCAAGAACAAGAAGATGGCCGGCCACATGGGCGCGCGTAACCGCACCCAGCAAAACCTTGAGGTCGTTCGCACCGATCCGATCCGCGGCCTGCTATTCATCAAGGGCTCGGTTCCGGGTCACAAGGGCGGCTGGCTGACGGTCTATGACGCGGTCAAGGTGCCGCGCAGCGAGAGCGCGCCTTACCCGGCGGGCCTCGTGTCCAAGGACAAGCCGGTCGACGAGAGCGAGCTGCCAGCAGCTGGCCTGGTCGACGATGCGGCCGTTCACGAAATTCCGGCGCTTCCGGGCGATGACGAGGTTGCGGCGATCGCAGCCGAGCAGGAAGCGGGCGCGGCTGAAACCAACGAAACCACCGACGCTCCGGCGGACGATGCTTCGCCAAGTGACTCCGGCGAGAGCAAGGAAGGCTAA